In Rhopalosiphum padi isolate XX-2018 chromosome 3, ASM2088224v1, whole genome shotgun sequence, the genomic stretch ACCTAATACTATTACTGTCTTaactaaaacagtaaaaacctATGATACACtactatatcattttaaatgtcCTATAccattttattctaatttaatcattaattagttaaaatttgtaaaatacggAGAGCAATGATTGTTATATTGTGTATTCAATAGATAATAGCAAACattttatgactttttttttaattttataaaatttaaaccacaacattcaaaaacaattaaatatattaatctttGGATTATTTGAtgtgttaataatgtatatttaaaaaaaaattataacattttacttaatttattaaaatataatttataattgaggTTTTTGTCTAtggtagtaatttttaaataaattaatctaataaatacataatggagaattattaatatatttatataaattagtcaggcttttgtaaataattttggtattttCTTGGtgctatttaataattaatcataatttaaaaaaaatatattttaatcaataaataaactgcaatattacaatgtaaaatcaatttttcagtGGGGAAAGAATTGGACAAACATTGAAAACtactaactatattatttttaatacagatAATGGAAGAAAATATTGCTtaagacataaatatatatttcgttaCTTATATAATTCATTCATTATATACTCAGCCACCATAATGTAAACTGCTATAAATGCTCCAACAATACTTGCAATAGTTGTGTTCattctgaaaataattattgttgctaTTCCTAAACCACCATATGTTAGATAACGAGATTGATCAGAGCTCTTCCATTTGGTGTCcactaaaatagaataataatattttaacaaatcgttgaaaaaaattacatgaaataaatattattacaagattaataaaatatatgatagccaacagaaataaaatatctaatttgaactaaatttgaataacttaataaaagTGAAtgctataagtaataaaatatttttaaaaaatggttactaattattataattaattacacgaTGAACagttattaataaagtattagtaagttagttttttctataaaacaaaTGTCAAAATAAAGATGATAAATCTTGAAATAtcgaaattgattttttttttaatgaaatggtttttttttattagagcaaaaatcttttatcattaagtacaaaaatataatttaaattaaaaaaaattttatgagaatgaaaaaatcatataaatttgaattgaaaagaatataattttaattaagaatttcatgaatatactgaaaaatataaaacaataattgttcaacattttataatcatagagatatgttatacacaaaataattaaattataaaatatatattattttagaggaTGTAATTGAGAAGTTGATGGAGTAAGGTATGTGATTAATGTGAGATATAAAGTAGTGTGATTTCTAGATTCAAGTAAGATAggtggtttttgaatataatgtcAGAAATAAGATTATGTGTTGATGTATCAAGTGGAGTGAAGTGTCAAGCATTTTGTGTGACAAAATGATGCtgtaagaagttaaaaattataaagaagtTATGAGACCAACAATATTGGACAgtagataaaacaaaataaagggTGTTACTGCAGAGATGAGAATACTTTGATAGATATGTAAGATGATAGGAGAGGGAAGAATTAAATGTAGATTTATTAGGGGTTCCTACTCTTTTTGTATAGGAGTGCCACTAATTGTAGacaaaattatagaataaattaagATGGTTCTGTCATTTTGTGAAGAGAGGTAACTCAGAAACAAAGAAAATGGCtatgaaaaataacataaatggaGAGAGAGAAGAAAAAATGGATATAGAAAATGCAAATAGAGAATGGTATTAAAATAGTTGGTGTGAGTAATAAAAGAGGAGCCCATATAATTAGGACCAAATAAtcaagtaaaagaaaaaaaaattcaattgtaCAAAACTTTATGAAACATAATCATTAATGAAGAATCTTGTATACATGAAAATCAATTAACTTATTTCTGTATTTTGGcataaataatgcattataattagtttatgttttattaaaatatacagttaaaatattatactcctaAGTTATTCACAATTCTTAAACAGTATCgccaattaaattaaagtagtGAATTTGTGAATATAGTTTAAGTAGAATTGAATTCagtttaatgtatattgttaaataaaatttataattaattttatattaaattatttatatgaaaaaatatttatttatttatgaattatttctaCTAAATATTCAAATGGGAGTTGGAATTATTTAAAAGCTTTTACAAAAACACTGGCCATTAATAGAAAAAACTAATAGCTATTAACCTATTGACCTAAAAGAACTAAAACACAACAACTTACTCAGTTTTCTCTTCAACTTCATAACCTTCACTAGCATCTACAATGTAAAAATCGTGCAAACAATCATTACTAAAGcattaaagtattatacatgCTCAATTGAGTATTGTGATTCTTTAACATGCGTAActcataatcattaatcaattttaaaatactttcccggaaaacacaaaatttaaaaaaaataatattactataataatattatatacctatgcatTTTTTGTCTTTCATGATGTATCCTGCAGCACAATTATAGCACATATCATTTCCATCACCATAACAATCTGTACACGATGGATCACAACCTGcagatgtataaattaaaattaaatatataaaaataaataagtctaCATTTTAGTACTTACTCAAACAAGAATACGAGCCATCATTATTAACACAAAATTGTTGTGAAGTACAAACGTCTTGTTCCAAACACTCGTCAACATCCACACAACCTTCACCTTCACCCATGTATACCCATCCATCTTTACATTCATTACAacctgtataaatatacatattacaaattataacttaaattaaaataactctttaaattttgatcaataaattaaataattataactacctTTATTTTAGTGATAGTCATCAAAgtaagatataatttaaattttgtgactagtttgaatatttaataaaaatgtttgatctaattcataaatttaagataaaataaatagatattatatgacTTGAATAATTGCATTAACTATATATGGCAGAGATGGCTAGTGAAAAATGACTAGCAAGCCgcccaatatatttataaatattaaatatggaagatttttaaaaacttagtaTTTACTATCTTAGAAAGTTGGTTTattcattgaaattaattaatagtaattaatgataaaaagagaatatcattttaaaaatgaaattttaggttaatctactattataataataaataaaaaaaagctgaATCAAAgatttaaaagttgaaaaacAAGAATCACCTTAATATACAAATAGTCCTaaattttgagtaattttttaagggtgtaaaataaaaatatttttatatttaaatagctttatcgaataatttatatgttgatTTTAATTCAGTGAGATAAATAAGCATTGtacaatagatatattttactgatttaCTTTAGGAGTATGCTGTAATGTTAATTGTAATAGGGGaactggtaaaaaaaatattatattgtatatggtaggtatttattattgaaaattatattagttattccAAACAAAAATTTTTTGGTATTACACTATAGATAATTTgaacttaattaattaacaataaattatactttgaaCAAATATGAGTAAACTTTAGtggcaataaataattaaaatgctataatctgctttctaaaaaaaattagcataattaatataaaagaagAGGCATATATTGTGGTCTGACAATGTTTGAAATTTatccaaattaaatattaactattaagatgCCACAAAACTAAACACAAATTTGTTTaaggtgttttttttatttgtcactGACTatcaaaaaatcataatttataaatttaaatttaaaaaaaagttaaagttaatcaatagtataatttgtacaattaaagtaatatgattatattattataatattatttatatgtataatctaACCTTTTGGTCCGGAATTTTTACAGCTATCTTTACAAGATTTATGACATTTTTCACAAGTAAAGGTATTATTTTTCagtgtcataaaataattatttgcacaATGATCACAGTTGGCACCTTCATAACCATTTTTACATTTGCATGACCCATTGCCTTTTCGAGTTCCATCACCCTgagatagaatatattttattaacaatactaatatttattaattaacaaaggCTAATAAGAACTCTATTACCTTACAAGTTCCACGAGAATTACAAACATCTGGATAACCTGTACATGGTAAACAATCAGGACCATAATGTTTTGGCGGGCAACACACTTTTAACTTGTCAACACAAAACCATTGGTATAAATCTTCTTGACGGCCATCTGTCCACCATTCTTTTAAATGATGTTCATATTCACTTGATAAATGAAAACACTATAGAAAAATAAGCTGTACTTtggaaattattcaaaaatataggtaattatttattttaccatatcTTGGTCTTGAGATATTTCAGTGCACAATGAATCATGGATTTCTACAAATCTCACTTCGCTTTTTGAATAAGTTAATAGATTTTTCTCCTCCCATGCCGTATTTCCACCACCAAAGTGACCATTTTTAGTTTTCTCGAGGCCCTAAAAATAcacttacattttaaacatgtaCATACAAAATTATGGTTTATGCATTTTTTACCTTTTCAAAAGATTGAactaatattttacaacttttgCAAGGTGAAATATCAGCAGAAACTTTTGGAACAAATTTAGAAACATCCAAACCATGTAATAATTGAAAGAATGGTAGCATTAACAGCAAGAGCATTATCAATAATATctgaaataatttatcaaaaataataaatgttttaaactgTTAATGatacctaaaattaaatatgatttaaagtataaagtaaataattttcatgaatttttggattgttttgataatattatcaaggtTATACAGGTTTATTGTAtaggtttatttataatcatgatATTATTTGTCTAGTTCtctatttcaaatttttcttgttaaaattatgttattttaaattatcattaaataaaaccttaaacttgtttttatttgtttataacaaaGAATGAAACCAACTTAAGTACTTTTAAACATAaagtttaacattaaattaaaacacattacaTTTAATACTAGAATAAAACTAATTGATGTAATAACAGATATACATTTAATCACCaattacatttgttttaataatgatttaaatattgaaaaaaagttattataaatttataaattaataaatcttttatattttatttattattaaaatgaatcacCAAATTATCCATTTCTAATTTTTCTTCAGTGAAGCTGTAATATTTTCCGtcgacttatttttaaatacagagAACGATCGTTAGACTCCAACCAAAGTGGTTGGGGCATATTTGAAGCAactatatatacagggtgattcttttatcataaaacactcattatttcaaaaagtattcatgtttttgaaaacatttttttacttagtttcaagttgttaaaaaacaacgtttttaattaaaaaattatattttttttaattttttgaatgacaacatagagtattaatttcatattccaaagcagaataattttttgagtattttgttacataaaaatcgaatttaggtcAAGTAgtatatgagttataagtatttaaagttttgatgcgcGAAGTGGAGTGGTACAACCCGCAAAATATTTGTCCACTTCTCTGCTTGTctaaactataaatacttataacagttataactcaTATACTACTCGAcctaaattagattttaatgtatcaaaatactcaaaaaattattctgctttagaatatgaaattaatactctatgttgtcattcaaaaaagtaaaaaaattaaaggatagaaaatatctaaaaatataattttttaataaaaatgttgttttttaacaacttgaaactatgtaaaaaaatgttttcaaaaacatgaatactttttgtaataatgagtgttttatgataaaaaatcacccagtatatagttaaataataatagacaatagtaataGCTTgaatgttttcttttatttcatcaattatTGAAATGTCATATTTTGAGTTTCTAGCTTCTTTATTGTTATCACTAAAAATTGCAAATGAGtggatataaaatgttaattcattGACAACATTACTATCTTCAAATTGTATCtagaacttttttaatttttctgcttgataaattgtattttatacattttgctttagttcaatgcaatacatttaGTCTTTTGTAAAAATCTgcaataaccattaaatatatagaaatatgcaaaaaaaaaatttcactagTAATTCTAACTATTATGATTCATAAATTTTTCtaacaaaaatcttaaaacgtaaaaatgaaaaaaaatatgcaattacaCAGAAAAAATctgctatatttataaatatacctaggACAAACTAATTCTTACAAtctatcaatttataaattttcattaacaataaactgaatgtataatatattaatttacattctgGATGAATGTAGTAATTAAAGACTGCActttttacaataatagttaaaatatatgcatgcatacattttatttatttaaaacttaatgcaAATTTATTAGATTAgaaatgaattaaaacaaaaaagtttacAATAGTTACAATACgttttataatctttttttaaatatttgcttGTGTTGAAGAGCTCTTATTTTACAAGAAACACTTGAAAAACTTTAaacttattaatcatttttgtgAATAAATTGCTCACTTTATTAGTAAATGCCttcatttcaaatattttcaattcttaatttttttcaataattttacttccttttgttttaattatttaattagggtTATTTGATGAATTATCACTATAGATTTTTACAGAGATTTTTAAGcctataaatttgaaattttaatagaaaataaaacaaacacataCACATAACATGCATAGCATATGACTGTTATCAATAACActgaattactaattattaactcATTCTATACTCTACAATTTACACTTagaacaaaaatgaaatatatgttcaataaatcaggtaacataataaatcataagaaataaaaaataaaaactgtattttttgtgtaaaaacttgttcatacaatacataatatcatatcaatacaaactattctaaaattttaaataattctgtaTACCTACTAATGTTGAgtgttatgtaaataataaatataaggataaatataataacattgttaaaattaagtataagtttttttttaacaacaaaattgtttatgtcatcaataaaacataaaaactagAAGCACTATTTTGCTAAGatgaaacatatatttttgttttaataccaattataaaattaattacatcacATCACAAGACAAtgaacctatatattttataaacaaataacttagattttgttttatttttgaatattttgagtttcataaaataccattaaatGATCAATATTGAAGTTCTGGGGTCTGTTTTGAGTATCCAAACCAGAATACTTCTATAGTATTTCAAAGGTGcctacatttaaaattgatataatgtgaaataaaatcTCTACAGTAAAATAAGTAGGGCTCTGGAGTCTGGacttattaaattagtatacctatTTCAATTTAACCCGTCGTTGGTACATATATAGTTCGTAACATGATTGCTACACTGTGAGCGCCGCACTTTACAACTCAcactttactttttatattattattaattgatcgattaacttaaaaaattaaaccatacttagaaatatgtatatttttatccttTACAAAAAAGTTAATAAGCACTTATTATGTacagttcataatttataaaataaaaataaaaaactacaattttatttcaaaaaattatttttactttatcatATGCTCGTAGTATGCTCCTTACATATTGACACGGTCATTTAATTGGTACTGTCGACTTTGTCTAACGATAACTGATAGGAAACAGCAAATagcacaataatttatttttataaatatttatagacatattatttgAAGGTATTTATAGTATCAGATTAATTcgataatatttgtacaaataacACTCAAAATGCTATCTGTGTGAGCGGCGCGCTCACATGTGTACCAACGACGggttaataaacaatacaattatcaaATAAGATAGAAACAATGTTTTAGtagttacaaatttaaaaacacaaaaaaaattcaatttacatattgtactgaaatttttatgataacattgttttttgtacatatttactAGAAACATTTggtatctaaaatttaataattttattattattttagattcttaacagtcatgaatgtattgattttacaatgatgtgtgtggtttttttttgtctgtaatCACGTTTTGaagtattaatagtaatttgattttttcataTAGTTAGTACTTttggggtcaaaagtaaaaaatttccaatagttttcaaaagcgtcaggaaaatcctaaaaaagtaacggaaaaaactggaatttttacgcataaccagtttcaaaatcgattttttattttgctgtaacttaaaaacgaatcattgtaaatacttgaagttttcaccaaatgtttatattagcgatttcttttttaaaggctatttaatgaaaattgaaagttttttttttgaaatacccataaaaaaatttggtattcaaaaaaatctttaagatttaatacaaagtttattataagttatacttatcgtagtaaaataaaatcaaaaatcgttaatcacaatttttgtttataagcatttaaagttcaaatatttatgaagtatgTCAAAATCGAGAagaatttgcaaggaattttgaagttgaaaattcataacatttttgtgatttatacctaaggttaaaaaatccaatagaaggttcttcataagtttttttttcaaataactgtaagaAAAAATTCTAGTGTCAACTCAGTGTCAATACAGAAAAAatgtatgagcgtatgaaatttaattttatacgaaatcgcgtaaataacgatatattacagtttaaaaataggtattaatatatcctagactgacaaatcatctccattcagaattgtttttcttatacaatgatacctatcattgcattcaaatttaacacatccattatagtgatctACTTTCCACCTctattatacagcagagcgatatccacttgtACACCCTTTTTTCCATTTAAAagcagtaaaatatttaataattttattgttaacataatatatatgtacaaacaCTAGTTCAATTATAATTGAcagtaatcatataaaaacaagaAACTGGACAAGAAACTTCcaagtttttttctttaaaacaacATATTGTAAGGTGACCAGTCATCACTAATTAATTATGCACCCTAATATCAGTCCCATCtctcatattttgaataatcttGTTTACAtaacctaattatttttattaactaatgaGCTCATTTTAATTGTGCacctaaaaatgaaaacatagtttttatttcaatttttatttgtgtattttccATAGgcacttaattaattattttatatttttaatgtaagaaTTTTAGTTGcatatttacatgtatataaagtttaacaattttttgtgcatattaatataattttagttgcataattacatacatttttgcaTGCATATTTTCATGAAGATGAATTCTGCAATTCCTGATCTgtagtatttaatatgtatttgtaacaACTAAGAAATTACtgaataacagaaaaaaaatgctGTTATTCTGTTATTTCTGTTGTTGGTGATTTGAATGCACTaactcttatattatatttatcctataacataagttaatttatttttaagcttaaaaactgttttttttttttaaatactgttatttgataatgttaaataaattatttattatgaaactataaataacttttaagtcCTCTAAGTTTCTgcggatattattatttctgttttgataatttttgttttgcctGAAGAAAATATGTTCAAGAAAATGCCTATCTAGATTTTAATTGTTCTATAAAGCGATTGGAATAGAATgaaaattggatttttaattttcctcCCAGTTGATTGgggatatattattttgatttgcgTTTTGGAAAATTGTTTCTAGATAAGCAAATTAGAACATACTTAGACATTATACCATTGTAGACGActgattaatatttacattattaacttccattaAAGaccattcttatttttttttattattctaaattattacgGTAAACaccatttttatgattaaaaaagtcaaaataaatttataatccttAAAATCTTCCCTATGGTTGCACTACTAGTTATAGAACACAAcactaactataaaaaaaaatatataattatatttataaaaaggctCTACAAGTCCTTATCgagtaaatttataaactgCAGATTGGCGTGATATATGTATAGGCGTAAAATGTGTCAATCTACaagtacaatatacctatataaaaataacgataataatattgaacgaGCA encodes the following:
- the LOC132923878 gene encoding cysteine-rich with EGF-like domain protein 2 isoform X1 translates to MLLLLMLPFFQLLHGLDVSKFVPKVSADISPCKSCKILVQSFEKGLEKTKNGHFGGGNTAWEEKNLLTYSKSEVRFVEIHDSLCTEISQDQDMCFHLSSEYEHHLKEWWTDGRQEDLYQWFCVDKLKVCCPPKHYGPDCLPCTGYPDVCNSRGTCKGDGTRKGNGSCKCKNGYEGANCDHCANNYFMTLKNNTFTCEKCHKSCKDSCKNSGPKGCNECKDGWVYMGEGEGCVDVDECLEQDVCTSQQFCVNNDGSYSCLSCDPSCTDCYGDGNDMCYNCAAGYIMKDKKCIVDTKWKSSDQSRYLTYGGLGIATIIIFRMNTTIASIVGAFIAVYIMVAEYIMNELYK
- the LOC132923878 gene encoding cysteine-rich with EGF-like domain protein 2 isoform X2, whose protein sequence is MLLLLMLPFFQLLHGLDVSKFVPKVSADISPCKSCKILVQSFEKGLEKTKNGHFGGGNTAWEEKNLLTYSKSEVRFVEIHDSLCTEISQDQDMCFHLSSEYEHHLKEWWTDGRQEDLYQWFCVDKLKVCCPPKHYGPDCLPCTGYPDVCNSRGTCKGDGTRKGNGSCKCKNGYEGANCDHCANNYFMTLKNNTFTCEKCHKSCKDSCKNSGPKGCNECKDGWVYMGEGEGCVDVDECLEQDVCTSQQFCVNNDGSYSCLSCDPSCTDCYGDGNDMCYNCAAGYIMKDKKCIDASEGYEVEEKTDGHQMEEL